From Arachis stenosperma cultivar V10309 chromosome 2, arast.V10309.gnm1.PFL2, whole genome shotgun sequence, one genomic window encodes:
- the LOC130961615 gene encoding serine/threonine-protein kinase BSK3-like produces MGIQCSRFFPCCMNSQVKASVPETPDAENEDTSEVSNWPMFCEFSLEQLKNATSGFAVENIVSEHGEKAPNVVYKGKLENQMRIAVKRFNRNAWPDSRQFLEEARSVGQLRNQRLANLLGCCCEGDERLLVAEYMPNETLAKHLFHWETQPMKWAMRLRVVLHLAQALEYCTSKGRALYHDLNAYRVLFDEDGNPRLSSFGLMKNSRDGKSYSTNLAFTPPEYLRTGRVTPESVIYSFGTLLLDLLSGKHIPPSHALDLIRDRNLQMLTDSCLEGQFSDDDGTELVRLASRCLQYEPRERPNPKSLVAALAPLQKETEVPSDVLMGIPHSAATFASLSPLGEACARKDLTAIHEVLEKLGYKDDEGVANELSFQMWTDQMQETLNCKKKGDVAFRQKDFKLAIECYTQFIDAGTMVSPTVYARRSLCYLISDMYQEALNDAVQTRVISPVWHIAFYLESVALGGLGMENEAQVAIKEATTLEAKRSSNAKQK; encoded by the exons ATGGGGATTCAGTGCTCCAGATTCTTTCCATGTTGTATGAATTCACAAGTTAAGGCATCTGTTCCTGAAACTCCAGATGCCG AAAATGAGGACACAAGTGAGGTCAGTAACTGGCCTATGTTCTGTGAATTTTCTCTAGAGCAACTTAAGAATGCTACCTCTGGTTTTGCTGTTGAGAATATTGTATCCGAACATGGAGAGAAGGCACCAAATGTTGTTTATAAAGGGAAGCTGGAGAATCAAATGAGGATTGCCGTTAAACGATTCAACAGAAATGCTTGGCCTGATTCTCGGCAGTTTTTG GAGGAAGCAAGATCGGTTGGTCAGCTTCGGAACCAGAGACTAGCAAATTTGCTTGGTTGTTGTTGTGAAGGAGATGAAAGGTTGCTTGTGGCCGAATATATGCCCAATGAAACACTTGCAAAGCACCTTTTCCATT GGGAAACACAACCCATGAAATGGGCAATGCGGCTAAGAGTTGTTCTACATCTTGCACAAGCTCTAGAGTACTGTACAAGTAAAGGGCGAGCACTCTATCACGACCTTAATGCATATCGGGTTCTATTTGATGAG GATGGTAATCCTAGGCTTTCGAGTTTCGGCCTCATGAAAAATAGTAGGGATGGGAAAAGTTACAGCACAAATTTGGCATTTACCCCTCCGGAGTATCTCAGAACTG GGAGAGTAACACCGGAAAGTGTGATTTATAGCTTTGGCACTCTTTTGCTGGACCTTCTTAGTGGGAAGCATATCCCCCCAAGTCAT GCCCTTGATTTGATTCGGGACAGAAATCTTCAGATGCTAACAGATTCTTGTTTGGAAGGGCAATTTTCTGATGATGATGGGACTGAGTTGGTGCGGTTAGCATCACGGTGTTTACAGTACGAACCTCGAGAACGGCCTAATCCGAAATCGTTAGTGGCTGCACTGGCTCCTCTTCAAAAGGAAACAGAG GTTCCTTCAGATGTCTTGATGGGAATTCCACATAGTGCTGCTACTTTTGCTTCATTGTCTCCACTTGGTGAAGCATGTGCAAGAAAGGACTTGACTGCCATACATGAAGTTCTGGAAAAACTTGGCTATAAAGATGATGAAGGAGTGGCAAATGAG TTATCATTCCAGATGTGGACTGATCAAATGCAGGAGACATTGAATTGTAAGAAAAAGGGCGACGTTGCTTTCCGGCAGAAAGATTTTAAACTAGCCATTGAATGCTACACGCAG TTCATTGATGCCGGAACGATGGTTTCTCCTACAGTCTATGCACGACGCAGTCTGTGTTATCTTATTAGCGACATGTATCAGGAAGCACTGAATGATGCAGTGCAAACAAGAGTGATTTCTCCTGTATGGCACATTGCATTTTATCTTGAATCTGTTGCACTTGGAGGACTTGGAATGGAGAATGAAGCACAAGTAGCAATCAAAGAAGCTACAACACTTGAAGCTAAGAGGAGTTCAAATGCTAAACAAAAGTGA
- the LOC130960618 gene encoding voltage-dependent chloride channel 1, chloroplastic-like, giving the protein MYQYHTKPTTTTTKFYSQFTPKCNHLNQHNPKPLSFNLTITSSLKNQSQDPSKDPPFSQTLTSIFLSLPDWADAVKERGMQRKRGLYTHTEWLQHRSSLRHLRHLLSTLSSRVVLSLLPPVLAFTTFAAAIAAYNSAVSAHFLLPEYFPVLRASSLPYQLTAPALALLLVFRTEASYARFVEGKKAWTKVIAGAHDFATQVMAVVESPSDLPLKKALLQYIMAFPVVLKCHVLYGSDVRSDLQHVLEVDDLAIVINSKHRPRCIVDFISQSIHLLKLEDARRSALESKISCFQDGIGICEQLMGIPIPLSYTRLTSRFLVLWHLTLPIILWDDCHWMVVPATFISAASLFCIEEVGVLIEEPFPMLALDALCQKAHNDIQESIEAENLIHTQLVAKQKKAKKHSQSGHTKEHSPNGWPNS; this is encoded by the exons ATGTACCAATACCACACAAAACCCACCACCACTACTACCAAATTTTATTCCCAATTCACCCCAAAATGCAACCACCTCAACCAGCACAACCCCAAACCTCTCTCCTTCAACCTCACCATAACTTCTTCTCTCAAAAACCAATCACAAGACCCATCAAAGGATCCTCCTTTTTCACAAACCCTAACTTCAATTTTCCTCTCGCTGCCGGACTGGGCCGACGCCGTCAAAGAGCGTGGCATGCAGAGGAAGAGGGGACTCTACACCCACACTGAGTGGCTCCAGCACCGCTCCTCCCTCCGCCACCTCCGCCACCTCCTCTCGACCCTCTCCTCCCGTGTCGTCCTCTCCTTGCTCCCTCCAGTCCTCGCATTCACAACCTTCGCCGCCGCTATCGCCGCCTACAACTCCGCCGTCTCCGCACACTTCCTGCTGCCGGAGTATTTCCCGGTTCTCAGGGCTTCTTCTCTGCCTTACCAGCTCACCGCACCCGCCCTGGCCCTCCTCCTCGTTTTCCGAACCGAGGCTTCATACGCAAG ATTTGTGGAGGGGAAGAAGGCATGGACCAAGGTCATTGCTGGGGCACACGATTTTGCTACGCAGGTTATGGCTGTTGTTGAGAGTCCTTCGGATTTGCCTCTCAAGAAGGCACTTTTGCAGTACATCATGGCATTTCCTGTTGTGCTTAAG TGTCATGTGTTGTATGGTTCAGATGTTAGGAGTGATCTTCAGCATGTGCTAGAAGTAGATGATCTAGCTATAGTGATTAATTCGAAACATAGACCTCGGTGCATTGTTGACTTCATATCTCAAAGCATTCATCTGCTAAAGTTGGAGGATGCCAGAAGAAGTGCATTG GAATCAAAGATCTCTTGTTTCCAAGACGGGATTGGCATCTGTGAACAACTTATGGGTATTCCCATTCCACTATCATATACTCGCTTGACGTCAAGGTTTCTTGTCCTGTGGCATTTAACGCTCCCTATCATACTTTGGGATGATTGTCATTGGATGGTGGTTCCTGCTACCTTCATTAGTGCTGCTTCTTTGTTCTGTATTGAAGAA GTTGGAGTTCTTATAGAGGAGCCATTTCCTATGCTTGCACTTGATGCTCTGTGCCAAAAGGCCCATAACGACATCCAAGAATCAATTGAAGCTGAAAACTTAATCCACACTCAACTTGTTGCAAAGCAAAAGAAGGCAAAGAAGCACTCCCAGAGCGGCCACACGAAGGAGCATTCACCAAATGGCTGGCCTAATTCCTAG
- the LOC130962214 gene encoding uncharacterized protein LOC130962214, with product MVSDCPPPDDRPLPQGGVEVQAKMDRMKALEEARQPPPPPPSRESTIILDELRRIHRYMEGKFTSILREQARQRDSNWDDGGVVDKETHKRKNYHEGDVMEETCKKKAKFVEGSEEFGQFPADGKMINEVGHIGASLQEVGARLVSIGRTQELEKEQLAARVKELETKVSEAFGQGFYRAVTQVKAVFPEIDVDKLHVTKVVLDGKLVDEDATGEKND from the exons ATGGTGTCCGATTgtcctcctcctgatgatcgACCACTACCACAAGGTGGTGTTGAAGTTCAAGCCAAGATGGATCGGATGAAAGCTCTAGAAGAAGCACGTcaacctcctcctcctcctccttctcgaGAGTCTACCATAATTCTGGATGAGTTGAGGAGAATCCATCGATACATGGAGGGGAAATTCACATCCATTCTCCGGGAACAAGCTCGCCAAAG GGACTCCAACTGGGATGATGGTGGTGTTGTGGACAAAGAGACACACAAGAGGAAAAACTATCATGAAGGTGATGTCATGGAAGAGACATGCAAAAAGAAGGCCAAATTTGTGGAAGGCTCAGAGGAG TTTGGCCAATTCCCTGCTGATGGGAAGATGATCAATGAAGTGGGACACATAGGTGCCAGTTTGCAG GAGGTTGGTGCTCGCCTTGTATCCATTGGTCGGACACAAGAGCTTGAAAAGGAACAACTTGCTGCTCGTGTAAAGGAATTGGAAACTAAAGTGTCCGAGGCTTTTGGTCAAGGGTTCTATCGAGCCGTGACCCAGGTTAAGGCTGTTTTTCCTGAAATTGATGTGGATAAGCTGCATGTGACCAAGGTGGTTTTAGATGGGAAGCTTGTGGATGAAGATGCTACTGGTGAGAAGAATGATTGA
- the LOC130961711 gene encoding uncharacterized protein LOC130961711, which translates to MSLLSPKTEKLVKRVTIVATVTASYFLLTADYGPQPNALDPVKKQILSAQSTVKEYIFGSKRESQENNLAKLDSGKENP; encoded by the exons atgagTTTGTTGAGTCCAAAAACAGAGAAGCTGGTGAAAAGGGTAACCATTGTTGCAACCGTCACCGCTTCCTATTTTCTCTTGACCGCTGATTATGGCCCTCAGCCCAACGCTCTCGACCCT GTTAAGAAGCAAATACTTTCAGCTCAGAGTACTGTGAAGGAGTACATTTTCGGATCAAAAAGAGAGTCTCAAGAAAATAACCTGGCGAAATTGGACAGCGGCAAGGAGAATCCATGA